The Microterricola viridarii genome segment CGGCGTCGACCACCACGTCGAGCACCGACGACAGGGTGCCGTCGCCGCCGACCACGACGAGGGCGCGGGGCCGATCCGCGATCGCGTGGGCGGCCAGACGCCGGGTGTCGGCGACGGATGTGCCGACGAACGGGCGCACCTCGGCGCCGAGATCACGGAGTCGGGCGACCGCGGCATCCGCGGCGATGGTGCCACGACCACGACCCGAGGTCGGATTCACGAGCACGGCGATGTGCTCGGCCACCTCAGCGCCCCCGGGCTTCAGAGGCACCTGCCGCCAGCAGCGCACCTGGGTTGAGGATGCCGGCCGGGTCGAGCTCGGCCTTCACCGCAGCGAGCACGCGCACGCCCAGCTCGCCGATCTCGCGCTCGAGCCAGGGCGCATGATCGCGGCCCACCGCGTGATGGTGGCTGATCGTGCCGCCGCTGGTCATGATCGCGTCGTTCACGCCCGACTTCACCTCGCCCCAGACCGCGAGGGCGTCGCCCTTCACGCCCGCGAGGATCGTGAAGTAGAGCGCAGCGCCCGTGGGGTAGACATGCGAGACGTGGCAGAGCACGAGCGACTTCGCGCGGTGCGCAGCGAAGCCGCGGGTGATCGCCTCGGTGACGTCGCGCTTCAGCGCCTCCAACTTCGACCAGGTCGTGGCGGTCTCAAGCGTCTCGCAGAACACGCCGTGGTCAAGCAGCGCGTCACGCAAGTATGGCGCGTTGAACCGGCCGTGTACCCACTCTTCGGCGGGCTCCTCACCGGCGTGCGTGCCACCCGCCGCCGTGAGCACGGCGGCCGTGCGCGCCCGTCGCTCGGCCGTGATGGCGGCCTCGCCCTCGAAGACGGTGATGACGCTGCATCCCTTCGTGAGCGCCTTGCCGATGCGCCCGACCTGCGCGAGGCTCACCCCGGTCTCGGCCTCGTCGGAGAGGCGGATGACGGTCGGTCCCGTGCCGAGCTGCGCGACCTGCCGCAAAGCGTTCGCGCCCGCGGTGAAGTCGCGGAAGGTCCATGCGTCGTGCAGCCGCACCTCGGGCACGGGGTGCACGCGCAGCCGCACCTCGGTGATGACGCCGAAAGCGCCTTCGGAGCCGAGGAAGAGCTGCACGAGGTCGGGGCCGGCAGCCGAACCCGGCGCGCGCCCGAGATCGAGGCCACCACTCGGGGTCACGACGCGCAGCCCCGTGACCATCGCGTCGAAGCGGCCGTACCCCGAGGAGTTCTGGCCCGAGGAGCGGGTGGCCGCGAAGCCGCCGATCGTCGCGTAGCGGAAGCTCTGCGGATAGTGCCCGAGTTCGAAGCCGTGTGCGGCCAGCAGCGCCTCCGCCTCAGGCGCGGGAGTCCCCGCGCGCAGGGTCGCCTCCCCGCTTCGCACGTCGAGGGCAACGAGCCCGGAGAGGCGATGCAGGTCGAGGCTGACGACGGTTCGGCGGCGGCCGTCGGCCGGGTCATTCCCCCTTCGGGGTCGAGCCCGCCGACGACAGACGTGCCACCGCCGAACGGCACAATGGCGATGCCGCGCTCGCTCGCGAGCCGCAACACCGCAGAGATCTCGCGATCCTCGGCCGGGTCGACGACGGCGTCGGGAGCGTGCTGCCGTACCGCGCGGCTCCGCAGCAGGTCGGGCGTCGATTTGCCGCCCGAGTGCCGGAGGCGCGCCTCGCGGTCGGTGCGCACATGCTCGTCGCCGACGATGGCTGCGAGCGCGAGCCGGTCGACGTCCTCGAGTGCGGATGCCGTGAGTTCGACCTCGTCGAACGAGACGGCGGGTGCGGGGCGCGGGATACGACCGAGCACGACGGGCAGAAGCGCGCGCACCGCGCCAGGAAGCTCTTTCGCCTGCGCGGGGTCACCCCAGCCGTTCCAGCGCATCGGTTCGGGGGTTGCGCCATGGGCGGCTGCATCTTCATCGAGCATGCGTTACAGTGTGACACATCATGGAAGATCGTCAACCTCTGACGGATGCCCAGACCGGCTCCTGGTCGGCCCGGCAGGCCGTCGAGTGGCCCGCATGGGACGAGACCGAGCAGCGCATGCTCGATGCCGCCGCCGAGCTCATCTCGACGCGGGGTGTGCACGGCGTCACCGTCGCCGAGGTCGCCCGAACCGCGGCCGTGAGCCGCCCGACCGTCTACCGCCGCTGGTCGAGCGCCGACGACATCGTGCGCGCCGCTCTGCTGCGCGGCGCCGTCGAGATCATCGACGGCTTCGACACGCTCGCGACGACGCGAGCGGAGATCGTGCGCGACGTGCTGCGCTTCTCGGAGCTCTTCCGCACAGACGCGCTCTACGGCAGCCTGCTCGAACGCGAACCCGAGGTGTTCACGCGCTACACGCTGCAGCGCATCGGCACGAGCCAACGCGTCATCCTGCACTGGCTCGCCGCCGCGATCACGATCGCCCAGCGCGGCGGCACCGTGCGCGCAGGCAACCCCGGCGACATCTCGGTCATGCTCCTGCTCATCGCGCAGTCCGCGATCCTCTCGCACAACACCGTCTCCACCCTCATCGACGAGTCTCATTGGAGCACCGAACTATGGCACGCACTCGACGGGCACCTTCGCCCCTAGGTCAGATAACGCCCGGCTCCGCCGACCTCAACGCGGCACGGCGGGCGCGCGAGCTCGACGCGCTCGGCGCGCGCGATCACGCCGTCGACCTGCTCGTGATCGGCGGCGGCGTCACGGGCACCGGCGTCGCGCTCGATGCGGCCGCGCGCGGGCTCTCGGTCGTGCTCGTCGAAGCGCACGACCTCGCGTTCGGCACCAGCCGGTGGAGTTCGAAGCTCGTGCACGGTGGGCTCCGTTACCTCGCAACGGGCGACGTCGCGGTGGCCCGGGAGAGTGCCGTCGAACGACACATCCTGATGACCCGCACGGCCCCTCATCTCGTGCACACACTGCCCCAGATCGTGCCCCTCGTGCCCGCGGTGACGACCCGCCAGCGGGTTGTCGGCGGCATCGGATTCGGCCTCGGCGACGGCCTGCGGCTGATCGCCGGCACCTCCGGCAGGGTGTTGCCCCGCCCGCGGCGCATCGGCCGCGACGAGACACTGCGACTCGCTCCCGCCACCCGGCGCGACGGACTGCGCGGCGGTCTGCTCTCGCACGACGGGCAACTCGTCGACGACGCCCGACTCGTCGTCGCCATCGCGCGCACCGCGGCGGCGCTCGGCGCGACGGTGCTCACCCGCATGCGGGCCACCTCGGTGACGGCCGACGGCGCCGTGCTCGAGGATGCGCTCGGCGGAGGATCGCTGCGCGTGCGGGCCCGGGTCGTCGTGAACGCATGCGGGGTCTGGGCGGGCGACATCGACCCGAGCATCCGGCTGCGGCCGAGCCGCGGCACACACCTCGTGCTTGACGCTGCGGCTTTGGGGCATCCGCTCGCCGCGCTCACGGTGCCGCACCCGGGTTCCATCAGCCGCTACGTCTTTGCCCTGCCGCAGCAGCTCGGGCGGGTGGTCGTCGGCCTCACCGATGAGGATGCCCCGGGGCCGGTGCCTGAGGTGCCGACGCCGAGCGACGGCGAGATCGACTTTCTGCTCGCGACGCTCTCCACCGCGCTCGAGCGTGAGCTGGGGCGCGCCGACGTGCTCGGTGCCTTCGCGGGCCTGCGCCCCCTCGTCGACTCGGGCGAGGGCGCGACGGCCGACCTCTCCAGGCGCCACCACGTGGCGGTCTCGCCCGGCGGCATCGTGAACGTGCTCGGCGGCAAGCTCACCACCTACCGGGCGATGGCCGAGGACGCCGTCGATCTGGCCATGCGGCACGGCGCGCTCGACGGCGGCGAGTGCCGCACGCGCGCGCTGCCGCTCGTCGGCGCGCCGGGCTCACCGGTTGCGCTGACGAGCCCGGAACCAGGGTCGGCGGCTGAGGGCACCGCCACCAGCACCGCCCTGCCGCCCTCGCTTGTGGCACGCTTCGGTGCCGAGGCGCCCGCCGTG includes the following:
- a CDS encoding FAD-binding oxidoreductase, encoding MRSGEATLRAGTPAPEAEALLAAHGFELGHYPQSFRYATIGGFAATRSSGQNSSGYGRFDAMVTGLRVVTPSGGLDLGRAPGSAAGPDLVQLFLGSEGAFGVITEVRLRVHPVPEVRLHDAWTFRDFTAGANALRQVAQLGTGPTVIRLSDEAETGVSLAQVGRIGKALTKGCSVITVFEGEAAITAERRARTAAVLTAAGGTHAGEEPAEEWVHGRFNAPYLRDALLDHGVFCETLETATTWSKLEALKRDVTEAITRGFAAHRAKSLVLCHVSHVYPTGAALYFTILAGVKGDALAVWGEVKSGVNDAIMTSGGTISHHHAVGRDHAPWLEREIGELGVRVLAAVKAELDPAGILNPGALLAAGASEARGR
- a CDS encoding TetR/AcrR family transcriptional regulator; amino-acid sequence: MEDRQPLTDAQTGSWSARQAVEWPAWDETEQRMLDAAAELISTRGVHGVTVAEVARTAAVSRPTVYRRWSSADDIVRAALLRGAVEIIDGFDTLATTRAEIVRDVLRFSELFRTDALYGSLLEREPEVFTRYTLQRIGTSQRVILHWLAAAITIAQRGGTVRAGNPGDISVMLLLIAQSAILSHNTVSTLIDESHWSTELWHALDGHLRP
- a CDS encoding glycerol-3-phosphate dehydrogenase/oxidase encodes the protein MARTRRAPSPLGQITPGSADLNAARRARELDALGARDHAVDLLVIGGGVTGTGVALDAAARGLSVVLVEAHDLAFGTSRWSSKLVHGGLRYLATGDVAVARESAVERHILMTRTAPHLVHTLPQIVPLVPAVTTRQRVVGGIGFGLGDGLRLIAGTSGRVLPRPRRIGRDETLRLAPATRRDGLRGGLLSHDGQLVDDARLVVAIARTAAALGATVLTRMRATSVTADGAVLEDALGGGSLRVRARVVVNACGVWAGDIDPSIRLRPSRGTHLVLDAAALGHPLAALTVPHPGSISRYVFALPQQLGRVVVGLTDEDAPGPVPEVPTPSDGEIDFLLATLSTALERELGRADVLGAFAGLRPLVDSGEGATADLSRRHHVAVSPGGIVNVLGGKLTTYRAMAEDAVDLAMRHGALDGGECRTRALPLVGAPGSPVALTSPEPGSAAEGTATSTALPPSLVARFGAEAPAVLARALSADPAAPVAPDIDVTRAEIEFAVLAEGALDADDVLDRRTRIGLVAADRASAQAAVESLVGEALARAH